The following proteins come from a genomic window of Xiphophorus couchianus chromosome 19, X_couchianus-1.0, whole genome shotgun sequence:
- the eif5a2 gene encoding eukaryotic translation initiation factor 5A-2 encodes MRVLAVHALSQGGALPPLRRRCPEFTAHLHHSSTKLHACDLILIFWCKRHRSPWPTMADDDFSTADAGASATFPIQCSALRKNGFVMLKGRPCKIVEMSTSKTGKHGHAKVHLTGIDIFTAKKYEDICPSTHNMDVPNVIRKDYQVLDIIDGFLTLMEDNGETREDLRLPDGDMGKEIVKKLESGDQFLVTVWRAVADESVVGIKNMTPI; translated from the exons ATGAGAGTTTTAGCTGTCCACGCGCTCAGTCAGGGAGGAGCGCTGCCTCCACTACGTCGGCGCTGCCCGGAGTTCACCGCCCACCTACATCACTCCTCCACGAAACTCCACGCATGCGACTTGATTCTCATCTTTTGGTGTAAGCGACACAGAAG CCCCTGGCCCACTATGGCAGATGATGACTTCTCCACCGCAGATGCTGGCGCCTCAGCTACATTTCCCATTCAGTGCTCTGCACTGAGGAAGAATGGCTTTGTTATGCTGAAAGGACGTCCCTGTAAGATAGTTGAGATGTCTACCTCCAAGACTGGAAAGCATGGGCATGCCAAG GTGCATCTTACTGGAATCGACATTTTTACTGCGAAGAAGTATGAAGATATCTGCCCCTCCACACATAACATGGATGTCCCAAATGTGATAAGAAAGGACTATCAG GTACTTGATATCATAGACGGCTTCCTGACCCTGATGGAAGACAACGGAGAGACCAGAGAGGATCTCAGGCTGCCAGACGGTGACATGGGCaaagaaattgtgaaaaaacTAGAGAGTGGAGACCAGTTTCTG gtgacTGTGTGGAGAGCTGTGGCTGACGAATCTGTAGTTGGCATTAAGAACATGACTCCTATTTAG